The following are encoded together in the Scytonema millei VB511283 genome:
- a CDS encoding ATP-binding protein yields MQRPQRSQTVTLDDVAITQDLSRRSPRRPDLLSENQALHTLAQQMVTQPQKMLQSLVDIALDLCSAGTVGVSELSTTSDGEEIFCWNVLAGTLSQYVGGTTKRDRPGVCLDCLRHGGAERGTPVLFSHPERYFTYLQEFDTPIVEALVLPLIADSHALGTIWVISHDEQRHFDCEDVRVMTLLADFTAAFLREQRQAKALLAANAALEAEIAEHQRTQVSLRALEERSRQTIEHLPGGAAFVVDRDLCYLLAEGEALSAAGFKSEDLVGRTIFDVLPPALAANYETLYRQALAGESFEYEHNAHDRTYISRGTPLRYPNGEIYAALAVSYDITDRKRVEAALQRSEEKYRTLVSATAKMVWTADPNGNIIAEVPGWESFTGQTFDEYKNFGWLAVLHPDDVEQTRLLWQTAIENRTTAIAEYRLRAVAGDYRRVAVRGEPLLDADGTLRGWVGTIADVEDMRRATEAEQAAIDQLRQSEAKYRSLFESIDDGFCTIEVLFDETKRAVDYRFLDVNPSFEKQTGIENAVSKRIREIAPQHEEHWFEIYGQVATTGESIRFENRAEQLNRWYDVYAFRVGEPALAQVGILFNDITERKQSEQELTKTNQLLQATFDNSLQVIQLFKAVRDERGDIADFEWLLTNKQWNDQWGEMAGKRLLRENPAVVETGLFDMFKQVTESGVPITHEHHYAYEQFDGWFWQTIAQVEDGFLLSTIDITDRKRTEAALRESEAKYRVLFEMMDEGYLLSEVIFDENGEPIDILYLEANSAAVRLAGRDFSEQRMREIDPNYEEYWYEIYGHVALTGESVRAERYAKPHDRWFDFYAFKVGGQESRRVAVVFKDITDAKHREADRKRTETNLAFLAEVSQDLARLTNIDATMDAIGAKIGGHFNVARVIFAEISEDQQTGRVSHEWYQPDLPDLKGSYATKDYFSPEFELLHRAGEIAVVRDTAKDEQVDAERYAALGVGAFVGVPLIRQDKWRFYFSLLDSKPRDWRADEIELLRELTARIWIRLERARAEAALRVSEEKYRSLFNSMDEAYAVVEVIPDEAGGWSDFLFLEVNPAFMQHTGMEYPVDRTATQILGTPNARWAAIYGQVAETGESVRVEEVEETLNRVFDLNIFRLGDLGSRRVAVLFTDITERKRAENDRNRAQEAMQAFFSNVSHEFRTPLTLLLSSIQETLSDLTHPPSPAQRSQLELAQRNAMRLLKLINTLLDVSRIEAGRIQAVYEPTDLATLTTELASSFESAIEQAGLQLAIDCPPLPEPVYIDRSMWEKIVLNLLSNAFKFTFAGEITVRLTAASNWVELTVQDTGIGIPAAELPRLFERFYQVKRANGRSFEGSGIGLSLVQELVKLHGGTITVSSVEGEGSCFKLLLPTGFVHLPPGQIGSPQTLDSTTTGVTAYVEEALGWLPEEAGGQMDRWAGEKIESTPAQPHTRTPARILLVDDNADMRGYLKRLLSQRWQVETAANGAISLAQIQQQPPDLVLTDVIMPEMDGLQLLQALRADPQTKSIPIILLSARAGEEATIEGLAAGADDYLIKPFSARELMARVETHLQLARLRQEQSANRFKDEFLMTVTHELQAPLAVILGWARLLQTQTLDRAKTAHALAAIERNATVEAKLVKDLLDVSSLLSGKLQLQIQQVDLIPLTKEVVAKLRPTAEAKTIQLIETLPSPNAGIFVLGQSDRLKQIMTNLLSNAIKFTPEGGRVEISLTRAGSREQGAGSRGGFTTHHSSYAQIQIEDTGIGINPDFLPYVFDRFTQAEVPSRHSPGGVGIGLAISRLLVELHKGIIEATSDGVGLGATFRVKLPLMTTYVLNNTVQG; encoded by the coding sequence ATGCAGCGACCTCAACGATCCCAGACAGTGACGCTAGATGACGTTGCCATTACCCAGGATTTATCTCGGCGTTCGCCACGTCGCCCAGATCTGCTCTCAGAAAATCAAGCATTGCATACCCTAGCACAGCAGATGGTGACTCAGCCTCAAAAGATGCTCCAAAGTCTAGTTGACATAGCACTCGATCTATGCAGTGCGGGAACCGTTGGGGTGAGCGAGCTTTCGACAACGAGCGATGGAGAAGAAATCTTTTGCTGGAATGTATTAGCCGGAACATTGTCACAGTATGTCGGTGGCACGACAAAGCGCGATCGCCCCGGAGTTTGCCTCGATTGCCTACGACACGGCGGAGCCGAACGCGGCACTCCCGTCTTGTTTTCCCATCCCGAACGATATTTCACCTACTTGCAGGAGTTCGACACGCCGATCGTTGAAGCCTTGGTGTTGCCTTTGATTGCGGATAGCCATGCACTCGGCACGATCTGGGTCATATCGCACGACGAGCAGCGACACTTTGACTGTGAAGACGTGCGCGTGATGACGCTCTTGGCAGATTTTACTGCTGCCTTCCTCCGAGAGCAGCGACAAGCCAAGGCGCTGCTAGCTGCTAACGCTGCCTTAGAAGCGGAGATTGCCGAGCATCAGCGAACACAAGTCAGTTTACGCGCATTGGAAGAACGTTCGCGCCAAACGATCGAGCATCTACCAGGGGGAGCCGCGTTTGTTGTCGATCGCGATCTGTGCTACCTACTTGCCGAAGGAGAAGCTTTGTCCGCAGCTGGATTCAAAAGCGAAGATCTGGTCGGACGAACGATTTTCGACGTGCTGCCACCTGCTCTAGCGGCAAATTATGAGACACTGTACCGTCAGGCGTTGGCTGGCGAGTCATTCGAGTACGAACACAACGCACACGATCGCACTTATATCTCACGCGGAACGCCGTTGCGTTATCCAAATGGCGAAATCTATGCAGCACTTGCCGTTTCGTATGACATCACAGATCGCAAGCGGGTAGAAGCAGCCTTGCAGAGATCGGAAGAAAAATATCGCACGTTAGTTTCCGCCACTGCAAAAATGGTTTGGACGGCAGACCCAAACGGCAACATTATTGCCGAAGTCCCAGGTTGGGAAAGTTTCACTGGGCAAACCTTTGACGAATACAAAAATTTTGGCTGGCTGGCTGTCCTACATCCTGACGACGTGGAACAAACCAGGCTTCTCTGGCAAACGGCGATTGAAAATCGTACGACTGCGATCGCCGAATATCGGCTGCGCGCGGTGGCTGGCGATTATCGGCGCGTCGCCGTGCGCGGTGAACCTTTATTGGACGCTGACGGAACCTTGCGCGGTTGGGTTGGCACGATCGCCGATGTCGAAGACATGCGCCGCGCCACAGAAGCCGAACAAGCCGCGATCGACCAATTGCGCCAGAGTGAAGCAAAATATCGATCGCTGTTTGAATCGATCGACGATGGCTTTTGCACGATCGAAGTTTTGTTTGACGAAACTAAAAGAGCGGTTGATTATCGCTTTTTGGATGTCAACCCGTCGTTCGAGAAACAAACGGGCATCGAGAACGCCGTCAGCAAACGAATCCGTGAAATTGCGCCGCAGCACGAAGAGCATTGGTTTGAAATTTACGGGCAGGTGGCAACGACGGGTGAATCCATCCGCTTTGAGAATCGTGCCGAACAGCTTAACCGTTGGTATGACGTTTACGCCTTTCGCGTTGGCGAACCCGCTCTTGCGCAAGTCGGCATTTTGTTCAACGACATCACCGAGCGCAAGCAATCAGAACAGGAATTAACCAAGACAAACCAACTCTTGCAGGCGACGTTCGACAACTCGCTCCAAGTCATCCAACTGTTCAAAGCCGTGCGAGACGAACGCGGCGACATCGCTGATTTCGAGTGGCTGCTGACCAACAAGCAGTGGAACGACCAATGGGGCGAGATGGCGGGCAAGCGTTTGCTGAGGGAAAATCCCGCCGTCGTTGAAACGGGGTTGTTTGATATGTTCAAGCAGGTTACGGAGTCCGGCGTTCCCATCACGCACGAACACCACTACGCTTACGAACAATTCGACGGCTGGTTTTGGCAGACCATCGCTCAAGTAGAAGACGGTTTTTTACTCTCTACGATCGACATCACCGATCGAAAACGCACAGAAGCAGCCCTGCGCGAATCCGAAGCGAAATATCGAGTGCTGTTTGAAATGATGGACGAAGGCTACCTCTTGTCCGAGGTGATTTTCGACGAGAATGGCGAACCGATTGACATTCTTTACCTCGAAGCGAATTCGGCAGCAGTGCGTCTCGCTGGGCGGGACTTCTCTGAGCAACGAATGCGCGAGATTGACCCAAATTACGAAGAATACTGGTATGAAATCTACGGGCACGTCGCGCTCACTGGCGAGTCCGTGCGTGCTGAACGATATGCCAAACCGCACGATCGATGGTTTGATTTTTATGCTTTCAAAGTCGGCGGGCAGGAGAGCCGCCGCGTCGCCGTCGTCTTCAAAGACATCACCGATGCAAAGCACCGCGAAGCGGATCGCAAACGCACGGAAACGAATCTCGCCTTTTTAGCCGAAGTCAGTCAAGATCTTGCGCGGCTGACGAACATTGACGCAACGATGGATGCGATCGGCGCGAAAATCGGCGGGCATTTCAACGTCGCCCGCGTCATTTTCGCCGAAATCAGCGAAGACCAACAGACGGGTCGCGTCAGCCACGAATGGTATCAGCCGGATTTGCCGGACCTGAAAGGCTCTTACGCGACAAAAGACTATTTCTCGCCGGAATTTGAACTTCTCCACCGTGCCGGAGAAATCGCCGTCGTCCGCGATACCGCGAAAGACGAGCAGGTTGACGCAGAGCGTTATGCCGCGCTGGGCGTAGGCGCGTTCGTCGGCGTGCCGCTCATCCGTCAGGACAAGTGGCGTTTCTATTTCAGTCTGCTCGATTCCAAACCGCGTGACTGGCGCGCCGACGAAATCGAGTTGCTGCGGGAACTGACGGCACGCATCTGGATACGCCTGGAACGCGCCCGTGCCGAAGCAGCCCTGCGCGTCTCGGAAGAAAAATACCGATCGCTGTTCAACTCGATGGACGAGGCTTACGCGGTTGTCGAAGTCATCCCCGACGAGGCGGGTGGGTGGAGCGACTTTCTCTTCCTAGAGGTGAACCCTGCCTTCATGCAGCACACTGGGATGGAGTACCCAGTCGATCGAACGGCGACCCAGATCCTCGGCACGCCAAACGCGCGATGGGCGGCGATCTACGGTCAGGTAGCCGAGACGGGCGAGTCGGTGCGCGTCGAGGAGGTAGAAGAAACCCTAAACCGGGTCTTCGACCTCAACATCTTTCGGCTGGGCGATCTGGGAAGCCGCCGCGTCGCGGTGCTGTTCACCGACATCACGGAACGGAAGCGAGCCGAAAACGATCGCAACCGCGCCCAAGAAGCGATGCAGGCATTTTTCAGTAATGTGAGTCATGAGTTTCGCACTCCTCTGACCCTGTTGCTGAGTTCGATTCAAGAGACATTGAGCGATCTGACACATCCCCCCAGTCCCGCACAGCGATCGCAACTAGAACTGGCGCAGCGCAACGCGATGAGGCTGCTCAAACTCATCAATACGCTGCTGGACGTTTCCCGCATCGAAGCGGGTCGCATTCAAGCAGTGTATGAGCCGACCGATCTCGCAACCTTAACGACAGAACTGGCGAGTTCATTTGAGTCAGCCATTGAGCAGGCAGGCTTGCAACTGGCGATCGATTGCCCACCTCTACCGGAGCCAGTGTATATCGATCGCTCAATGTGGGAAAAGATCGTCCTCAATCTGCTCTCAAATGCGTTTAAGTTTACCTTCGCAGGAGAGATTACAGTTCGCTTGACAGCGGCTAGTAACTGGGTTGAGTTAACCGTACAAGACACAGGCATTGGTATTCCAGCCGCAGAACTGCCGCGCTTGTTTGAACGGTTCTACCAGGTGAAAAGGGCAAACGGGCGTAGCTTTGAAGGATCGGGGATTGGCTTGTCTCTGGTGCAGGAGTTAGTCAAACTGCATGGCGGTACGATTACTGTCAGCAGTGTTGAAGGAGAAGGCAGTTGCTTTAAGCTGTTGCTTCCAACTGGGTTTGTCCATCTTCCCCCTGGACAGATTGGCTCACCTCAAACCTTGGACTCAACGACAACAGGTGTAACTGCCTATGTAGAAGAAGCACTGGGATGGCTACCCGAAGAAGCAGGTGGGCAAATGGACAGATGGGCAGGTGAGAAGATCGAGTCAACGCCCGCACAGCCACACACCCGCACACCTGCTCGTATTCTGCTAGTGGATGATAACGCGGATATGCGTGGCTACCTGAAGCGGCTATTGAGTCAACGATGGCAGGTGGAGACAGCCGCGAATGGGGCGATCTCTCTCGCCCAAATCCAGCAACAGCCTCCAGACTTGGTGCTGACCGATGTGATAATGCCAGAAATGGATGGGTTGCAATTGCTGCAAGCGCTCCGGGCTGACCCTCAAACCAAAAGTATTCCGATAATTTTACTATCAGCACGAGCGGGAGAAGAGGCAACGATCGAAGGCTTGGCAGCGGGAGCGGATGATTACTTAATCAAACCCTTTTCTGCTCGCGAACTGATGGCACGAGTTGAAACGCATCTACAACTAGCACGGCTGCGCCAAGAGCAATCCGCCAATCGCTTTAAGGATGAGTTTCTCATGACCGTGACTCACGAACTGCAAGCCCCGCTGGCTGTGATTCTAGGTTGGGCGCGCTTATTGCAAACACAAACCTTAGATCGAGCTAAAACAGCTCACGCGCTAGCGGCGATCGAACGCAATGCCACGGTTGAAGCAAAACTAGTGAAAGATTTGTTGGATGTTTCTAGTCTTCTGTCTGGAAAGTTGCAATTACAGATTCAACAAGTCGATCTCATTCCTCTGACAAAAGAAGTTGTGGCAAAGCTACGTCCAACGGCAGAGGCAAAGACAATTCAATTGATCGAGACATTGCCTTCCCCTAACGCGGGGATATTCGTTTTAGGACAAAGCGATCGCCTCAAACAAATTATGACTAACTTGCTGTCCAATGCGATTAAATTTACTCCCGAAGGAGGGCGGGTAGAGATTTCGCTCACAAGAGCAGGGAGCAGGGAGCAGGGAGCAGGGAGCAGGGGAGGATTCACCACTCACCACTCTTCTTATGCCCAAATTCAAATCGAAGACACTGGCATCGGCATCAATCCTGACTTTCTCCCCTATGTCTTCGATCGCTTCACTCAAGCTGAAGTTCCCAGCCGTCATTCACCTGGAGGAGTGGGGATTGGACTGGCAATCTCTCGTCTCCTGGTCGAACTGCATAAAGGTATAATTGAAGCAACCAGTGACGGAGTTGGACTCGGAGCAACGTTTAGAGTCAAATTGCCGTTGATGACTACCTACGTATTAAACAATACGGTGCAAGGGTAG
- a CDS encoding CheR family methyltransferase, whose product MNLSQAEPEFEALLDYLKHNRGCDLTEYKRSSLVRRLRVRMQSINIGSYQDYLQYLQSHDQEWMALLDTVLINVTSFFRDRDAWDYLAHEIVPKIVASKQPDESIRVWSAGCAAGHEVYTLLMLFAEALGIEACLQRVQFYATDVDEAAIGQARLATYNSKEVTSIPPQLLEKYFEPTPNGYVFHRQLRRQIVFGRHNLAKNAPMSKIDLLSCRNVLIYFNGETQASIFVRFHFALKNTGFLFLGKSETLVNHRQIFTPINLKHHVYAKGLNLELDNHLLINPKSSKKQALDAMTYQVRIWQTAYETSHEAQLAVDVNGRLVATNEQANILFGLTLNNYHRPFEELEPGKLLGSHTSMKAFYRNRRRITLKNIEWNTLKGTSYFDISIVPVFSQKQHLLGVNLTFIDVSDR is encoded by the coding sequence ATGAATCTGTCCCAAGCCGAGCCAGAATTTGAAGCGTTATTAGATTATCTCAAGCACAATCGGGGTTGTGACTTGACTGAGTATAAACGCTCTAGCTTGGTGCGGCGATTACGAGTGCGAATGCAGAGTATCAACATTGGTAGCTATCAGGACTACTTACAGTATTTGCAAAGCCATGACCAGGAGTGGATGGCACTTTTAGATACTGTTCTGATTAATGTTACTAGTTTCTTTCGCGATCGCGATGCTTGGGATTATCTAGCACATGAGATCGTTCCCAAAATCGTTGCCAGCAAGCAACCTGATGAATCAATTCGAGTCTGGAGTGCGGGTTGTGCTGCTGGACATGAAGTGTATACCCTACTGATGTTGTTTGCCGAAGCTTTAGGGATCGAAGCTTGTTTGCAGCGAGTTCAATTTTATGCCACAGATGTGGATGAAGCCGCGATTGGACAAGCGCGTCTTGCCACTTATAACTCCAAAGAAGTTACATCAATTCCTCCCCAACTGCTGGAGAAATACTTTGAGCCAACTCCTAATGGTTATGTGTTTCACCGACAACTGCGCCGCCAGATCGTCTTCGGTCGTCACAACCTGGCTAAAAATGCGCCGATGTCCAAAATCGATCTATTATCGTGTCGGAATGTGCTGATTTATTTCAACGGGGAGACACAAGCATCGATCTTTGTTCGCTTCCACTTTGCGCTGAAAAACACTGGTTTTCTCTTCTTAGGTAAGTCAGAAACATTAGTCAACCACAGACAAATTTTTACGCCGATTAATTTAAAGCATCACGTTTATGCAAAAGGGCTAAATCTAGAACTGGACAATCACCTATTAATCAACCCCAAATCTAGTAAAAAGCAAGCGCTTGATGCCATGACGTACCAAGTTCGCATCTGGCAAACTGCTTACGAAACGAGTCATGAGGCTCAACTAGCAGTAGACGTTAATGGTCGTTTAGTCGCTACCAACGAGCAGGCAAATATCTTATTCGGATTAACCCTAAACAATTATCACCGTCCTTTTGAAGAACTCGAACCTGGAAAGCTATTGGGTTCCCATACTTCGATGAAAGCGTTTTATCGCAATCGTCGTCGAATCACTTTGAAAAATATTGAGTGGAACACTTTAAAAGGTACAAGTTACTTTGATATTTCCATCGTTCCTGTTTTCAGTCAAAAACAACATTTGCTGGGAGTCAATTTGACATTCATTGATGTGAGCGATCGTTAA
- a CDS encoding hybrid sensor histidine kinase/response regulator, giving the protein MNGNEKSQATDWLNSSGEMGKLIRSKDWSKTPLGPIASWSQSLRTTVSLCLASNFPINIIWGPGRVQIYNDGYWLICGDKHPHSMGQDYKECWLSAWDAIGEPYERATAGETAFLENRRMFLDRNGYLEETFFTFSLSPIRDETGGVGGLFHPVTEMTQQILAERRLRVLRDVTDYTADAKTIEEACRSIAQALAAHELDLPFTLFYQLNANGKQADLMSVTGLELESALCPKTVDLEASPELWALAEVAQLSPTVQGASGQTRQIDELEQRFGAFKCSPYPETPKSAIVVPIALPGLEHPWGVFAVGVSPRRALDEAYQTFYTLLGKSVITTLTNARAYEEERKRVEALAELDRAKTTFFSNVSHEFRTPLTLLLAPLQDALSDRTYPLDPVHRVRLELAHRNSLRLMKLVNTLLDFSRIEAGRMEAVYEPTDLSMFTAELASVFRSTIERSGLRLVVDCTPIGDPVYVDRQMWEKIVLNLLSNAFKFTLEGEIAVRLLKIDDDGREANRLRHRVMLQIQDTGIGIEPEELPHLFERFYQVRGAKARTHEGSGIGLALVQELIKLHGGTVEVSSTPRVGSCFTVTIPLGTAHLPSDRIQATRTIASTALGAAPYVQEAERWLPQEEGEIGGGREGGMNGCSPTLPQPYSPTPSRILLVDDNADMRDYLKRIFSEQNLEVEAVADGAAALVAARAQVPDLVLSDVMMPHLDGFGLLQALRADPQTREIPIILLSARAGEESVVSGLEAGADDYLIKPFSAAELVSRVNAHLQMAQLRRIALSQEREIGRRKDELLSTVSHELNTPLVAILGWTRLLRSSPTNHSMLMKSLDTIERNATLQAKLIQDLLDMSRISAGKLRLSLQPVELKLVIENAIAAVLTAAIAKDIHLQWKPSVREPHIIVLGDGDRLGQVICNLLTNAIKFTPDSGSVTVELSAIDEDGNYPHASYAQIRVMDTGIGIAAEFLPHVFDRLSQAEGSNSAKGLGLGLAIARHLVELHNGTIHAASLGVGQGATFTVKLPILPEW; this is encoded by the coding sequence ATGAACGGGAACGAAAAATCCCAAGCCACAGACTGGCTGAATAGCAGTGGTGAAATGGGGAAACTCATTCGTTCTAAGGACTGGTCAAAAACGCCCTTGGGTCCAATTGCATCTTGGTCGCAAAGTTTGCGAACGACGGTCAGCCTCTGTCTTGCCTCAAATTTCCCGATTAACATCATTTGGGGACCTGGGCGGGTTCAGATTTATAACGATGGCTATTGGCTCATCTGTGGCGACAAGCACCCCCACTCGATGGGACAGGACTACAAAGAATGCTGGCTCTCTGCCTGGGATGCGATTGGGGAACCTTATGAGCGTGCTACTGCCGGAGAAACTGCCTTTCTGGAAAATCGACGGATGTTCCTAGATCGCAACGGCTATTTGGAAGAAACCTTCTTCACGTTCTCCCTTAGCCCCATTCGCGATGAAACAGGCGGTGTAGGTGGACTGTTTCACCCAGTCACAGAGATGACTCAGCAAATCCTAGCAGAACGGCGGCTTAGGGTGCTGCGTGATGTAACAGATTATACTGCCGATGCGAAGACAATCGAAGAAGCTTGTCGCTCGATCGCTCAAGCCCTTGCGGCTCATGAACTCGATCTGCCCTTCACGCTGTTCTATCAGCTGAATGCGAACGGCAAACAGGCGGATTTAATGAGCGTGACTGGACTGGAGCTAGAAAGTGCGCTTTGCCCAAAGACCGTAGATTTAGAGGCATCGCCAGAACTTTGGGCACTTGCAGAAGTGGCGCAATTGTCTCCAACTGTTCAGGGAGCATCCGGTCAAACTCGACAGATCGATGAATTGGAACAACGGTTTGGCGCATTCAAGTGTAGCCCTTACCCAGAAACTCCCAAGTCTGCCATTGTCGTGCCAATCGCCCTGCCAGGGTTAGAGCATCCGTGGGGTGTGTTTGCTGTAGGGGTTAGTCCTCGGCGAGCGTTGGATGAGGCTTACCAAACGTTTTATACGTTGCTAGGTAAATCAGTGATAACGACGCTCACCAATGCCCGTGCCTATGAAGAAGAACGCAAACGGGTTGAAGCGTTGGCAGAATTAGACCGAGCCAAAACCACTTTTTTCAGCAACGTCAGCCATGAATTTCGCACCCCACTAACGCTATTACTTGCTCCCCTGCAAGATGCCTTAAGCGATCGCACCTACCCCCTCGACCCTGTTCATCGAGTCCGCCTGGAACTCGCTCACCGCAATAGCTTGCGTCTGATGAAACTGGTTAATACCCTGCTCGACTTCTCCCGCATCGAAGCCGGACGGATGGAAGCAGTTTATGAACCAACCGACTTGTCAATGTTCACAGCTGAGTTAGCAAGTGTATTTCGTTCCACCATTGAACGCTCTGGGTTGCGGCTAGTGGTCGATTGTACGCCGATCGGCGATCCTGTATACGTAGATCGCCAAATGTGGGAGAAAATTGTGCTTAACTTGCTCTCAAACGCCTTTAAGTTTACATTAGAAGGAGAAATCGCCGTTAGGCTGCTCAAAATCGATGACGATGGTCGCGAAGCGAACCGCCTTCGGCATCGCGTGATGCTACAGATACAAGATACAGGCATCGGGATTGAGCCGGAGGAACTGCCCCATCTGTTCGAGCGATTTTATCAAGTGCGGGGAGCAAAAGCTAGGACTCATGAAGGATCTGGAATCGGACTAGCTTTGGTACAGGAATTAATTAAACTGCATGGTGGCACTGTAGAGGTAAGCAGCACTCCAAGAGTAGGAAGCTGTTTTACTGTCACAATTCCATTAGGCACAGCACACTTGCCAAGCGATCGTATTCAAGCCACACGCACCATAGCATCAACAGCACTCGGTGCAGCCCCGTATGTTCAGGAGGCAGAGCGATGGTTGCCCCAAGAAGAGGGGGAGATCGGGGGAGGGAGAGAGGGGGGAATGAACGGTTGCTCCCCCACTCTCCCACAGCCCTACTCTCCCACTCCTTCTCGCATTCTTCTGGTCGATGATAATGCCGATATGCGCGATTATCTCAAGCGAATATTCAGCGAACAAAACCTTGAAGTTGAAGCGGTTGCGGATGGAGCAGCGGCGCTGGTGGCGGCAAGGGCGCAAGTCCCAGACCTGGTGCTGAGTGATGTGATGATGCCCCACTTAGACGGCTTTGGGTTGCTCCAAGCATTACGTGCCGACCCACAAACTAGAGAGATTCCCATCATCCTGCTTTCTGCCCGTGCAGGCGAAGAGTCGGTAGTGTCGGGGCTAGAAGCAGGGGCGGATGACTACCTGATCAAGCCCTTCTCTGCTGCTGAACTTGTGTCTCGCGTCAACGCTCATCTCCAGATGGCACAACTGCGAAGGATTGCACTGAGTCAGGAAAGAGAGATCGGTCGCAGGAAGGATGAGTTACTGTCAACCGTTTCCCACGAACTGAATACTCCTTTAGTTGCCATCCTCGGTTGGACGCGGTTACTACGCAGCTCACCGACAAATCACTCCATGTTGATGAAGTCGCTAGACACAATCGAGCGTAACGCCACACTGCAAGCCAAGCTAATTCAGGACTTGCTGGATATGTCCCGCATTAGTGCAGGTAAACTGCGTTTGAGTCTTCAACCTGTCGAACTAAAATTAGTAATTGAGAATGCGATCGCCGCAGTCTTGACTGCGGCGATCGCTAAAGATATTCATTTACAATGGAAACCAAGCGTTCGAGAGCCGCATATTATTGTTTTGGGCGATGGCGACCGACTTGGGCAAGTTATCTGTAATCTCCTGACCAACGCAATTAAATTTACCCCAGATTCAGGCAGCGTCACTGTTGAACTGTCAGCGATCGACGAGGACGGCAATTATCCTCATGCCTCTTACGCCCAAATTCGTGTTATGGATACGGGTATTGGTATTGCTGCTGAATTTCTTCCCCATGTTTTCGATCGCTTGAGTCAAGCCGAAGGTTCAAATTCGGCTAAGGGATTGGGACTGGGATTAGCGATCGCCCGTCACCTAGTCGAACTCCACAACGGCACGATCCACGCCGCCAGTTTAGGAGTTGGGCAAGGTGCAACCTTTACCGTTAAGCTACCAATTTTACCAGAGTGGTGA
- a CDS encoding response regulator, translating into MSDELFRQQIQIINRQMAILHSYMLQLSPALQKQVSEVLEETAAALGNLQLISEEMQTNLEACAVVEEELFQHNQQAMQERQYYYDLFQFSPDAYLLTDANGLILEANRAIATLLNVPQSYLPGKPLANYITQRDRTRFRTLINQLPVVSDVQNWEMNLCPRQSEPFAALLKVAVARDNSGFIQALRIGVHDINEYKQVVTQPALALNPEDIPAQVTTPLTQLPQALDGLQVLVVDDEADAREFITAVLESQGIHVTAVATAAAALEALEQFHPDVLISDIRMPYRDGYSLIRQVRELEAQQGWSIPAAALTAYLAEDREKAIAAGFESHLHKLAQPTQIIEMVTQLSRRAPT; encoded by the coding sequence TTTAGGCAACAAATTCAAATCATCAATCGGCAGATGGCGATTCTGCACAGTTACATGCTTCAGCTATCTCCGGCGCTACAAAAACAGGTGAGCGAGGTTTTGGAGGAGACTGCTGCTGCCTTGGGCAATCTCCAACTAATCTCTGAGGAGATGCAGACGAATTTAGAAGCATGCGCAGTTGTCGAGGAGGAGCTTTTCCAACACAATCAGCAAGCGATGCAAGAGCGTCAGTATTATTACGATTTATTTCAATTCAGCCCAGACGCTTACTTATTAACCGATGCCAATGGATTAATCTTGGAAGCTAATCGGGCGATCGCTACACTACTAAATGTGCCACAAAGTTACCTGCCTGGTAAACCACTCGCTAATTATATTACACAGAGGGATCGCACCCGCTTTCGCACTCTGATCAACCAGCTTCCTGTTGTCAGTGACGTGCAAAATTGGGAAATGAATTTATGCCCAAGACAAAGCGAGCCGTTTGCCGCTCTTTTGAAAGTTGCTGTTGCCCGCGATAACTCTGGTTTCATCCAGGCGTTGCGAATTGGCGTGCATGACATTAATGAGTACAAGCAGGTGGTGACTCAACCTGCCCTTGCACTTAACCCTGAAGATATCCCAGCTCAAGTAACTACTCCCCTGACTCAACTGCCACAAGCTCTTGACGGCTTACAGGTTCTCGTGGTTGATGACGAAGCCGATGCCCGCGAATTTATTACCGCTGTTTTGGAGTCGCAGGGAATTCACGTCACGGCAGTTGCCACCGCAGCAGCAGCGTTAGAGGCGCTGGAACAATTCCATCCTGATGTTTTGATTAGCGATATTCGGATGCCGTATCGGGACGGCTATAGCTTGATTCGCCAGGTGCGAGAATTGGAGGCACAGCAAGGATGGTCTATTCCGGCAGCCGCACTCACTGCTTATTTAGCAGAGGATCGGGAAAAAGCAATAGCAGCCGGATTTGAGTCGCATCTGCACAAATTGGCTCAACCCACCCAGATAATTGAAATGGTAACTCAGTTGTCTAGACGCGCACCTACATAG